In the genome of Fusobacterium necrogenes, one region contains:
- a CDS encoding peptidase U32 family protein yields the protein MKIVAPAGNMERFYAAVKAGAQEIYMGLKGFGARRNAENFTLEEYKEALDYAHKRGVKIFLTLNTIMMEKEMEFLYPNLKVLYEHGLDAVIVQDLGYFKYMKENFPDMEYHGSTQMTVGNHYEAEYLRKLGFTRVVLPREMTFEEIKKIRENTSIELEIFVSGALCICYSGNCYMSSFIGSRSGNRGMCAQPCRKKYENSTGEKGYLLSPKDQLLGFDEIKKLKEIGIESIKIEGRMKDPNYVFETVSYYRDLIDGIKAQEKSSELFNRGYSKGYFYGNDNYIMNKDYSYNLGKNLGLLSGKELKLKSRVVLGDGIIYLSKDFEKLGGGYINKIELKSGDMSRKSAEANEVIVLKDVPRGSKYIFKSYSKEVNNDAQSRMKKEEQRLTISGKFVGHIGEKPTLELVAKNNLGVDIVVKVVGEKEIERASKKALTSEELREKISEMGDTTFILGDFATDIDEGIFMPLSILKSLRRECVEKLEKLLVESYRRKAGNRYSLPIEEEKTREIELVAIVSNLTQENVIKKFGIEKIYKRGIDIAKEGSLNEHDLNSKLASNIYQILENNNEKVMANWNLNITNRYSIEVLAQTGKVESVIISPELSFEKIKEIGKTSIKKAILGYSRLKGMYIELSLFDKEKETLKNEEGDIFSAIKNDVGNTEIYLEKPLNILNDIKKLNELMIDEVVLEFTTETKEEVEKVLEDMKNRTGFYKAYNYERGVY from the coding sequence ATGAAAATAGTAGCCCCAGCGGGAAATATGGAAAGATTTTATGCTGCTGTGAAAGCAGGAGCACAAGAGATATACATGGGACTAAAAGGTTTTGGAGCTAGAAGAAATGCAGAAAATTTTACATTAGAAGAGTATAAAGAAGCATTAGATTATGCACATAAGAGAGGAGTAAAAATATTTTTAACTCTTAATACCATTATGATGGAAAAAGAGATGGAATTTTTATATCCTAATTTAAAAGTTTTATATGAACATGGATTAGATGCAGTAATAGTTCAAGATTTAGGATATTTTAAATATATGAAAGAGAATTTTCCAGATATGGAGTATCATGGAAGTACTCAGATGACTGTAGGAAATCACTATGAAGCTGAATACCTTAGAAAATTAGGATTTACAAGAGTTGTACTTCCAAGAGAGATGACATTTGAAGAGATAAAAAAAATAAGAGAGAATACCTCTATTGAATTAGAGATATTTGTTTCAGGAGCTCTTTGTATATGTTATTCTGGAAATTGCTATATGAGTAGCTTTATAGGAAGTAGAAGTGGAAATAGAGGTATGTGTGCTCAACCTTGTAGAAAAAAATATGAAAATTCCACTGGAGAAAAGGGATATTTACTTAGTCCTAAGGACCAACTTTTAGGTTTTGATGAGATAAAAAAACTTAAAGAGATAGGAATAGAGAGTATAAAGATAGAGGGACGTATGAAAGACCCTAACTATGTTTTTGAAACTGTATCTTATTATCGTGATTTAATTGATGGAATAAAAGCTCAAGAAAAATCCTCAGAATTATTCAATAGAGGATATAGTAAGGGATACTTTTATGGAAATGACAACTATATTATGAATAAAGATTATTCATATAATCTTGGAAAAAATTTAGGACTACTTAGTGGAAAAGAGTTAAAATTAAAAAGTAGAGTTGTATTAGGAGATGGAATAATCTACCTTTCAAAGGATTTTGAAAAGTTAGGTGGAGGATATATCAACAAAATAGAGCTAAAGAGTGGAGATATGAGTAGAAAATCTGCTGAAGCTAATGAAGTAATAGTTTTAAAAGATGTTCCAAGAGGAAGTAAATATATTTTTAAAAGTTATTCTAAAGAGGTAAATAATGATGCTCAAAGTAGAATGAAAAAAGAAGAGCAAAGACTTACTATCTCAGGAAAATTTGTAGGACATATAGGAGAGAAACCTACTCTTGAATTAGTTGCTAAAAATAATCTAGGTGTAGATATAGTAGTAAAAGTTGTAGGAGAAAAGGAGATAGAGAGGGCTAGTAAAAAAGCTTTGACTTCTGAGGAATTAAGAGAAAAAATATCTGAAATGGGAGATACTACATTTATATTGGGAGATTTTGCAACAGATATAGATGAGGGAATATTTATGCCTCTATCTATTTTAAAATCTTTAAGAAGAGAGTGTGTAGAAAAATTAGAAAAACTTTTAGTTGAAAGTTATAGAAGAAAAGCGGGAAATAGGTATTCACTTCCAATAGAGGAGGAAAAAACTAGAGAGATAGAGTTAGTGGCTATTGTTTCTAATCTTACACAAGAAAATGTCATAAAAAAATTTGGAATAGAAAAAATTTATAAAAGAGGAATAGATATAGCTAAAGAGGGAAGTTTAAATGAGCATGATTTAAACAGTAAATTAGCTTCAAATATCTATCAAATTTTAGAGAATAATAATGAGAAGGTTATGGCAAACTGGAACTTGAATATAACTAATAGATATAGTATAGAAGTACTTGCACAAACAGGTAAAGTTGAAAGTGTTATAATATCTCCAGAATTGAGTTTTGAAAAGATAAAAGAGATAGGAAAAACTTCTATAAAAAAAGCTATTTTAGGATATTCAAGACTTAAGGGAATGTATATAGAACTTTCTCTTTTTGATAAAGAAAAAGAAACTTTAAAAAATGAAGAGGGAGATATTTTTTCAGCTATAAAAAATGATGTAGGAAATACAGAGATATACTTAGAAAAACCTCTAAATATCTTAAATGATATTAAAAAACTTAATGAATTGATGATAGATGAAGTAGTATTAGAATTTACAACTGAAACAAAGGAAGAAGTAGAAAAAGTACTAGAGGATATGAAAAATAGAACAGGATTTTATAAAGCATATAACTATGAGAGAGGAGTATATTAA
- the coaE gene encoding dephospho-CoA kinase (Dephospho-CoA kinase (CoaE) performs the final step in coenzyme A biosynthesis.) has protein sequence MIVGLTGGIASGKSTVSNLFRKCGIEIVDADKVAKDISEKKESIKKISSIFGKDILDSDGKIIREKLREKAFKNRELLQELNKIIHPQVMEYFKRKKEENSKDEILIFDIPLLYEAKMEYLCDKIIVVGVDVQKQIRRVVARDGSNKELAKKIISNQMPLDEKIKKADIVIMNDGTLDELEEKVMKIYRELKER, from the coding sequence ATGATAGTAGGATTAACAGGTGGAATAGCTAGTGGAAAATCTACTGTAAGTAATCTATTTAGAAAATGTGGAATAGAGATAGTAGATGCTGATAAGGTAGCTAAAGATATAAGTGAAAAAAAAGAGAGTATAAAGAAAATTAGCAGTATTTTTGGAAAAGATATCTTAGATAGTGATGGAAAAATAATAAGAGAAAAATTGAGAGAAAAAGCTTTTAAAAATAGAGAATTACTTCAAGAGTTAAATAAAATTATACATCCACAAGTGATGGAATATTTTAAAAGAAAAAAAGAGGAAAATTCAAAAGATGAGATTTTAATATTTGATATTCCATTACTATATGAGGCAAAGATGGAGTATCTTTGTGACAAAATAATAGTAGTAGGAGTAGATGTTCAAAAACAAATAAGAAGAGTAGTAGCTAGAGATGGAAGTAATAAAGAGTTAGCTAAGAAAATAATTTCTAATCAGATGCCTTTAGATGAAAAAATAAAAAAGGCAGATATAGTAATAATGAATGATGGAACATTAGATGAATTAGAAGAAAAAGTAATGAAGATATATAGAGAATTAAAAGAGAGGTAA
- a CDS encoding chromate transporter: MVLLQLYWSFFKIGLFSIGGGYASLPLIQKEVVDLHGWITMTEFTDIITISQMTPGPIAINTSTFVGTQIGGLLGAIIATLGCVSSSFIIVLFLAHIYMKYRNLDTVSNILYGLRPAVVSLIGAAGLSIICLTFFGQRNFSLDLSINYISVIFFLVGMFFLRKYKSSPIYVILGCGAAGAIIYNI; this comes from the coding sequence ATGGTATTATTACAATTATATTGGAGTTTTTTTAAGATAGGATTATTTAGTATAGGAGGAGGATATGCCTCTCTACCATTAATACAAAAAGAGGTAGTAGATTTACATGGGTGGATAACAATGACAGAGTTTACTGACATTATAACAATATCTCAGATGACACCAGGACCAATAGCTATAAATACTTCTACCTTTGTAGGAACACAAATAGGGGGATTATTAGGAGCTATAATTGCAACTTTAGGTTGTGTTAGTTCATCGTTTATAATAGTTTTATTTTTAGCACACATATATATGAAGTATAGAAACTTAGATACAGTGTCAAATATACTTTATGGATTGAGACCAGCAGTAGTATCACTTATTGGAGCAGCAGGATTATCAATAATATGTTTAACTTTTTTTGGACAAAGAAATTTTAGTTTAGATTTGTCTATTAACTATATTTCTGTTATATTTTTTTTAGTAGGAATGTTTTTTTTAAGAAAATATAAAAGTAGTCCAATATATGTAATATTAGGATGTGGAGCAGCAGGGGCTATAATTTATAATATTTAG
- a CDS encoding chromate transporter, giving the protein MKKDKKFYLKLFFSTFYLSAFTFGGGYVIVPLMRKKFVTEYGWIDENEMIDLIAIAQSAPGAIAINTSLIIGYKLAGILGAIVALVGTVFPPLIIISVISLFYIAFRDNRIVNGAMQGMQAGVAAVIADVVFKMVGDIRKKDKLSTYLMIIVFIATFFVNIIFIIFTCGVFGVIYNRYIRKRVK; this is encoded by the coding sequence ATGAAAAAAGATAAAAAATTTTACTTAAAACTTTTCTTTTCAACATTTTATTTGAGTGCTTTTACATTTGGAGGAGGATATGTAATAGTACCTCTAATGAGAAAAAAATTTGTAACTGAGTATGGTTGGATAGATGAAAATGAGATGATAGATTTGATAGCAATAGCTCAATCAGCACCAGGAGCAATAGCAATAAATACATCTTTAATAATAGGATATAAATTGGCAGGTATACTAGGAGCGATAGTGGCATTGGTAGGAACAGTGTTTCCTCCTCTAATAATAATATCAGTTATTTCACTTTTTTATATAGCTTTTAGAGATAATAGAATAGTAAATGGAGCTATGCAAGGGATGCAAGCAGGCGTAGCAGCAGTAATAGCTGATGTTGTCTTTAAAATGGTTGGAGATATAAGAAAAAAGGATAAACTTTCAACTTATTTAATGATAATTGTTTTTATAGCAACATTTTTTGTAAATATTATATTTATAATATTTACATGTGGAGTTTTTGGAGTTATATACAATAGATATATAAGAAAGAGAGTGAAGTAG
- a CDS encoding MATE family efflux transporter, with protein MKVGFAEFLAEVSTGISIFVFNLVILKNLGEKGVSAFGIIGYISSFITMTMIGFNQGVQPILSFNLGAKEYKKIFEIIKNSFFILGVLGVFFYTLINIFSINIVSIFLNDIEDINLTKKALMIYSFAYLICGFNIFSAGYFTAMDMVKISIIITMLRGILFLILFILLLPIFFGTTGIWITMFLTECFTLIVSYFFMRNMLFYKKRKNNGIISKNRNKR; from the coding sequence ATGAAGGTAGGATTTGCTGAATTTTTAGCTGAAGTTTCTACTGGAATTTCAATCTTTGTTTTTAATTTAGTTATTTTAAAAAATCTAGGAGAAAAGGGGGTATCAGCATTTGGAATAATTGGATATATCTCCTCTTTTATCACTATGACTATGATAGGATTTAATCAAGGAGTACAACCTATACTGAGCTTTAATCTTGGAGCTAAAGAGTATAAAAAAATCTTTGAAATAATTAAAAATAGTTTCTTTATTCTTGGAGTATTAGGGGTATTTTTTTACACTTTAATCAATATTTTTTCTATAAATATTGTTTCTATATTTTTAAATGATATTGAAGATATTAATCTTACTAAAAAAGCTCTCATGATTTATAGTTTTGCTTATTTAATATGTGGATTTAATATTTTTAGTGCTGGATATTTTACAGCTATGGATATGGTAAAAATTTCTATTATTATTACTATGTTAAGAGGAATTTTATTTTTAATTTTATTTATTTTATTACTCCCTATTTTTTTTGGGACTACTGGAATTTGGATCACTATGTTTTTGACTGAATGTTTTACATTAATAGTATCATATTTTTTTATGAGGAATATGCTATTTTATAAAAAAAGAAAAAATAATGGTATAATATCAAAAAATAGAAATAAGAGGTAA
- a CDS encoding HAD family hydrolase: protein MIKLIVSDMDGTLLNNKDQINTEFWEIQKKLSKNGIIFAVASGRPYYNLIERFKNIKDSILFISENGAYVMYQEKEIYSNTMKREDIFFLLNICKNIKGIVPILCGKKSAYVEKNIYSNDEYNFKEEIAKYYNKLEIVEDLNNVEDEFFKIAVCDFLISEKNSYKYFKDYEDKFQVVISGKVWMDLGKLDTSKGLAVKMAQKNLNVSYDETMVFGDYLNDCSMMSEGKYSYAMLNAHPKLKEIASFITRKDNNNNGVLETIKEYF from the coding sequence ATGATAAAATTAATTGTTAGTGATATGGATGGAACTCTTTTAAATAATAAAGATCAGATTAATACAGAATTTTGGGAAATTCAAAAAAAACTTTCTAAAAATGGAATAATTTTTGCTGTTGCTAGTGGGAGACCTTATTATAATCTAATTGAAAGATTTAAAAATATAAAAGATAGTATTCTCTTTATTAGTGAAAATGGTGCCTATGTTATGTACCAAGAAAAAGAAATATATAGTAATACTATGAAAAGAGAGGATATTTTTTTCCTTCTTAATATCTGTAAAAATATAAAAGGAATTGTACCCATACTTTGTGGAAAAAAATCTGCATATGTTGAGAAAAATATATATTCTAATGATGAATATAATTTTAAAGAGGAAATAGCTAAATACTATAATAAACTAGAAATTGTTGAGGATCTAAACAATGTTGAGGATGAATTCTTTAAGATAGCTGTTTGTGATTTCTTAATTTCTGAAAAAAATAGTTATAAATATTTCAAAGATTATGAGGATAAATTTCAAGTTGTAATATCTGGTAAAGTTTGGATGGACTTAGGTAAACTAGATACAAGTAAAGGACTAGCTGTAAAAATGGCTCAGAAAAATTTAAATGTTTCTTATGATGAAACGATGGTTTTTGGAGATTATCTGAATGACTGTTCTATGATGTCAGAAGGAAAATATAGTTATGCTATGTTAAATGCCCATCCTAAATTAAAAGAGATAGCTAGTTTTATTACTAGAAAAGATAATAATAATAATGGGGTGCTTGAAACTATTAAAGAATATTTTTAG
- a CDS encoding YehS family protein, with translation MLNNDILRRVRYALDIKDRVMLDIFKYGENPITHEELLKLLKREEEKEFLKCNNRTLEAFLNGLIILKRGRQETEYTPTKITKNNINNIILKKLRIALALKSDEMHKIFKLAGLELSSSELSAVFRKEDHKNYRECGDKYIRNFLKGLTIYYRG, from the coding sequence ATGTTAAATAATGATATACTCAGAAGAGTAAGGTACGCTCTAGATATAAAAGATAGAGTGATGTTAGATATATTTAAATATGGGGAGAACCCTATTACTCATGAAGAATTATTGAAACTTTTAAAAAGAGAGGAAGAGAAGGAGTTTTTAAAGTGTAATAATAGAACTTTAGAGGCTTTTTTGAATGGATTAATAATTTTAAAAAGAGGAAGACAAGAGACAGAATATACACCTACTAAAATAACAAAAAATAATATAAATAATATTATTTTAAAAAAGTTGAGAATAGCTTTAGCTTTAAAAAGTGATGAAATGCATAAAATATTTAAGCTAGCTGGATTAGAATTATCTTCCTCAGAGCTAAGTGCAGTTTTTAGAAAAGAAGATCATAAGAACTATAGAGAATGCGGAGATAAATATATTAGAAATTTTTTAAAGGGATTAACTATATATTATAGAGGATAG
- a CDS encoding [FeFe] hydrogenase, group A, protein MSDKMFILQSSYGSVFSVVEDLEEKVTEEGNDKLVTVAGRVNNPGTIEIPENSTLRDVIELVGGIKNKKSFKAAQFGLPFGGFLTAKSLDKTIDFSLFPEGVEKNIIILSEEDCIITFAKFYVEFLIAKVKNSEYEQYFQVEDEIERIWRILDRISKGKATMRDVYLLRYLSETIKTKLNQRHNLILESIDQFYGEIEEHIEEHRCPAGECIHLLKFRITDKCIGCTACARVCPVKCIDGKLKEKHTIDNDRCTHCGQCVAACPVGAIFEGDHTLNLLRDLATPNKKVVVQIAPAVRVAIGEAFGFEPGTNVEKKLVGALKKMGVDYVFDTAWAADMTIMEEAAEFQERLERYYKGDDTVKLPILTSCCPAWVKFIEQNYPDMMDVPSTAKSPMEIFSTIAKDIWAKEQGFRREEIASVAIMPCLAKKYEAARPEFSRGDNYDTDYVISTRELIKIFKESGIDLNDIEEMEFDNPLGQYSGAGIIFGRTGGVIEAATRTTVEMITGTHLDNIDFTELRGWEGFRVAELTIGHIELRIGVAHGLEEAAKMLDKIRAGEEFFHAIEIMACKGGCIGGGGQPKAVKKQITLEKRAEGLNNIDKQLEIRRSHENPYVKTMYEKYLDYPLSHKAHELLHTKYFPKIK, encoded by the coding sequence ATGTCAGATAAAATGTTCATTCTTCAAAGTTCATATGGTTCAGTATTTTCAGTAGTAGAAGATTTAGAGGAAAAAGTAACAGAGGAAGGTAATGATAAATTAGTAACAGTAGCAGGAAGAGTAAATAATCCAGGAACTATTGAAATTCCAGAAAATTCTACTTTAAGAGATGTGATTGAGTTAGTTGGAGGAATAAAAAATAAGAAAAGTTTTAAAGCAGCTCAATTTGGACTTCCTTTTGGAGGGTTTTTAACAGCTAAAAGTTTGGATAAAACTATAGATTTTTCACTTTTTCCAGAAGGAGTAGAAAAAAATATAATTATTTTATCTGAAGAAGATTGTATAATTACTTTTGCAAAATTTTATGTAGAGTTTTTGATTGCTAAGGTAAAAAATAGTGAATATGAGCAATATTTTCAAGTTGAAGATGAAATAGAAAGAATTTGGAGAATTTTAGATAGAATATCTAAAGGTAAAGCAACAATGAGAGATGTTTACTTATTGAGATATTTATCAGAAACAATTAAAACAAAATTAAACCAAAGACATAATTTAATATTAGAAAGTATAGACCAGTTTTATGGAGAGATTGAAGAGCATATAGAAGAGCACAGATGTCCAGCTGGAGAATGTATACATTTATTAAAATTTAGAATTACAGATAAGTGTATAGGATGTACTGCTTGTGCAAGAGTATGTCCAGTTAAATGTATAGATGGGAAATTGAAAGAAAAACATACAATAGATAATGATAGATGTACTCATTGTGGTCAATGTGTTGCAGCGTGTCCAGTAGGAGCAATTTTTGAAGGAGATCATACTCTAAATCTATTGAGAGATTTAGCAACACCTAATAAAAAGGTTGTAGTGCAAATAGCGCCAGCTGTAAGAGTGGCTATAGGAGAGGCTTTTGGATTTGAACCAGGAACAAATGTAGAAAAAAAATTGGTAGGTGCTCTTAAAAAGATGGGAGTAGATTATGTATTTGATACAGCTTGGGCTGCTGATATGACAATAATGGAAGAAGCTGCAGAGTTTCAAGAGAGATTAGAAAGATATTATAAAGGTGATGATACAGTAAAACTTCCAATACTAACTTCTTGTTGCCCAGCTTGGGTAAAATTTATTGAACAAAATTATCCTGATATGATGGATGTTCCGTCTACTGCTAAATCACCTATGGAAATATTCTCTACAATTGCAAAAGATATCTGGGCAAAAGAGCAGGGATTTAGGAGAGAAGAAATAGCTTCTGTTGCTATTATGCCTTGTCTTGCAAAAAAATATGAAGCAGCTAGACCTGAATTTTCAAGAGGAGATAACTACGATACAGACTATGTAATCTCTACAAGAGAATTAATTAAAATATTTAAAGAGTCTGGAATAGATCTTAATGATATTGAAGAGATGGAATTTGATAATCCATTAGGACAATATTCAGGAGCTGGAATAATTTTTGGAAGGACTGGAGGAGTTATTGAGGCGGCTACAAGAACAACTGTTGAAATGATAACAGGGACTCACCTAGACAATATAGATTTTACTGAATTAAGAGGATGGGAAGGATTCAGAGTTGCTGAATTGACAATAGGTCATATTGAGCTTAGAATTGGAGTTGCTCATGGATTAGAAGAAGCTGCAAAGATGCTAGATAAGATAAGAGCTGGAGAGGAGTTTTTCCATGCTATCGAGATCATGGCATGTAAAGGAGGATGTATCGGTGGAGGAGGACAACCGAAAGCAGTAAAAAAACAGATTACTTTAGAGAAAAGAGCAGAGGGATTAAATAATATAGATAAGCAATTAGAAATAAGAAGATCTCATGAAAATCCATATGTAAAAACTATGTACGAAAAATATTTAGATTATCCATTGAGTCATAAAGCACATGAATTGCTACATACTAAATATTTTCCGAAAATAAAATAA
- a CDS encoding alanine/glycine:cation symporter family protein, giving the protein MDLVLNLFYSLSNFLWSYVLIIMLVGLGIYFTVRTNFVQFRMLKDMFLLLGEGAVKGKDGHSGISSFQAFCISTASRVGTGNLAGVAIAISIGGPGAVFWMWAMAIVGASSSFVESTLAQIYKEKEGDHFRGGPAYYMEKALGKRWMGILFSIIISIVFGLIFNSVQANTITLAFEKAFSTDRFILGIILSILTAVIIFGGVKRIAKFVEYIVPIMAVAYVLIALFVIIKNITLIPHVLGQIISGAFGFNQAIGGGIGAVVMQGVKRGLFSNEAGMGSAPNAAATANVSHPVKQGLIQTLGVFTDTLLICSATAFIILIPGENLKGTSDGIQLTQDALVSQIGSWGSVFIAICIFLFAFSSVIGNYYYGEANIEFLNGNKFILNIYRICVVGMVMFGSLAKIQIVWDMADLFMGVMAIINLIAIGLLGKIAMDALKDYQEQKKKGLDPQFKKSSIPGLKNIDAWDD; this is encoded by the coding sequence GTGGATTTAGTATTGAATTTATTTTATAGTTTGAGTAATTTTTTGTGGTCCTATGTTTTAATCATTATGTTAGTAGGGTTGGGAATATACTTTACTGTAAGGACAAATTTTGTTCAATTTAGAATGTTAAAGGATATGTTTTTATTATTAGGGGAAGGTGCTGTAAAAGGAAAAGATGGACATAGTGGGATTTCATCTTTCCAAGCTTTTTGTATTTCAACTGCTTCTAGAGTGGGAACAGGAAATCTAGCAGGAGTTGCTATTGCAATATCTATAGGAGGGCCGGGTGCTGTATTTTGGATGTGGGCAATGGCAATTGTTGGAGCAAGTTCAAGTTTTGTAGAGAGTACACTTGCACAAATTTATAAAGAGAAAGAAGGAGACCATTTTAGAGGAGGGCCAGCTTATTATATGGAAAAGGCTCTTGGAAAGAGATGGATGGGAATATTATTTTCAATAATTATTTCAATAGTATTTGGACTTATTTTTAATTCGGTTCAAGCTAATACAATAACTTTAGCTTTTGAAAAGGCTTTTTCAACAGATAGATTTATATTGGGGATAATTTTATCAATTTTAACGGCTGTTATTATTTTTGGTGGAGTTAAAAGAATAGCTAAGTTTGTTGAGTATATTGTTCCGATAATGGCAGTTGCTTATGTCTTAATAGCTTTATTTGTAATTATAAAAAATATTACGCTTATACCACATGTTTTGGGTCAAATAATAAGTGGCGCTTTTGGATTTAACCAAGCTATTGGTGGAGGAATAGGTGCAGTAGTTATGCAAGGGGTAAAAAGAGGACTTTTTTCAAATGAAGCTGGAATGGGAAGTGCTCCAAACGCTGCAGCTACAGCTAATGTATCACATCCAGTAAAACAAGGACTTATTCAAACATTAGGAGTATTTACAGATACATTATTAATTTGCTCTGCTACTGCTTTCATTATACTTATTCCTGGTGAAAATTTGAAAGGAACTTCAGATGGAATACAACTTACACAAGATGCACTTGTATCACAAATAGGAAGTTGGGGGAGTGTATTTATAGCAATATGTATTTTCTTATTTGCTTTCTCATCTGTAATTGGGAATTATTATTATGGTGAAGCTAATATAGAATTTTTAAATGGAAATAAATTTATATTAAATATATATAGAATATGTGTTGTAGGAATGGTAATGTTTGGGAGTTTAGCTAAAATTCAAATTGTATGGGATATGGCAGATCTATTTATGGGGGTTATGGCTATCATTAACTTAATTGCTATAGGGCTTTTAGGAAAAATAGCTATGGATGCTTTGAAAGATTATCAAGAGCAAAAGAAAAAAGGTTTAGATCCACAATTTAAAAAATCATCTATACCTGGTCTTAAAAATATTGATGCTTGGGATGATTAA
- a CDS encoding ABC transporter substrate-binding protein, which translates to MKKLAMILLLLSTVVMGKEIKEPKNIEIGVTQIMEHPALDSARVGFEKALKDNGYGDVKIDYQNAQGDFGTAQMIANSFAQGKKDLIYAISTPSAQAAYNVTKEIPILITAVTDVKAAGLVGDNITGTSDATSIYKQLETITKILPNAKKIGIIYNTSEQNSQVQVASAKEESKKLGLEIIETGVTNVNDMAMGLDSLLDKVDVLYTPTDNLVVSATPLVLNKANRKNVPVVGCIEDQVAQGALITDTIDYKKLGYQTGEMAIRVLKGEEPKNMPVETLKNTQLIVNKKAAEKYGIDLGALEGAKLY; encoded by the coding sequence ATGAAAAAATTAGCAATGATATTATTATTACTTTCAACAGTGGTTATGGGAAAAGAGATAAAAGAACCTAAAAATATAGAAATAGGAGTTACGCAGATAATGGAGCATCCAGCTTTAGATTCTGCAAGAGTAGGTTTTGAAAAAGCTCTAAAGGATAATGGATATGGAGATGTAAAAATAGATTATCAAAATGCTCAAGGAGATTTTGGAACAGCACAGATGATAGCTAATTCATTTGCACAAGGTAAAAAGGATCTAATATATGCTATATCTACACCAAGTGCTCAAGCAGCTTATAATGTAACTAAAGAGATACCAATACTTATTACAGCAGTAACAGATGTAAAGGCAGCTGGACTTGTAGGAGATAATATTACAGGAACAAGTGATGCAACATCAATATATAAACAACTAGAAACTATCACTAAGATATTACCAAATGCTAAAAAAATTGGAATAATCTATAACACAAGTGAACAAAACTCTCAAGTACAAGTAGCAAGTGCTAAAGAGGAAAGTAAAAAGCTTGGATTAGAAATAATAGAAACAGGAGTAACAAATGTAAATGATATGGCTATGGGGCTTGACTCATTACTTGATAAGGTAGATGTGCTATATACACCAACAGATAACTTAGTAGTTTCAGCTACACCACTTGTATTAAATAAAGCTAATAGAAAAAATGTACCAGTAGTTGGTTGTATTGAAGACCAAGTGGCACAAGGGGCTTTAATAACTGATACTATTGATTATAAAAAATTAGGATATCAAACTGGAGAGATGGCAATAAGAGTTTTAAAAGGAGAAGAACCTAAAAATATGCCAGTTGAAACTTTAAAAAATACTCAACTTATAGTAAATAAAAAAGCAGCAGAGAAATATGGAATAGACTTAGGAGCTTTAGAGGGAGCTAAGTTATATTAA